TCGATTGGCGGGGCGATTGTCGGCGGGCTGATTGTCGGCGCCGCGGAGAACCTCGCAGAAGCCTATATCGGTCCGCTGATCGGCGGCGGCATCACCCCCTGGTTCGCCTATTTCCTTGCCCTGGCGTTTCTCTATATCCGCCCGGCCGGCCTGTTCGGCGACCGTGCCATCGAGCGAGTGTGACCCCATGACGACGACTACCACGGGCATTCCCGCGAGTTTCGACGATGCGCCCCTGACCCTGCTGCGCCGCCGCTGGCCGCTGAGCCTTGGCCTGTTGCTGCTGGTGGCCTTTGTCGGCCTGCCGCTGCTGGGTAATGACTATTGGCTGAACGCGATCCTGATCCCGTTCCTGGTGCTGTCACTGGCCGGCCTCGGCCTCAACCTGCTGACCGGCTACACCGGGCAGACCTCGGTGGGTGCTGCCGGCTTCATGGCCGTCGGCGCCTTCGCCACCTACGGTTTGCTGCTGCGGGTGCCGGGCATTCCACTGCCTTTGGCGCTGCTGGGCGGCGGTTTGATCGCGGCGTTTGTCGGCCTGCTGTTTGGCATTCCCAGCGCGCGGATCAAGGGCTTCTATCTGATGGTCACCACCCTCGCGGCGCAGTTTTTCCTCGAGTGGGTGTTTGCCAAGTTTCCCTGGTTCTACAACTTCGCCTCGTCCGGCACCATCAGCGCGCCGCGCTTGGAACTGTTCGGCTACAGCCTGGCCTCGCCGGTGGGGCGCTACCTGCTGACCTTGAGCTGCGTGGTGCTGCTGACCTGGGTCGCGGTCAACCTGGTGCGCAGCCAGGTTGGGCGCAACTGGATGGCGATCCGCGACATGGACACCGCCGCCTCGGTAGTCGGCATCCCGGTGGATCGCTACAAACGACTGGCCTTTGCCGTGAGTTCGTTCTACCTGGGCATCGCCGGCGCGCTCTGGGCTTTCGCCTACCTGGGCACCGCCAGCGCCGGCAGTTTCGACATCAACCGCTCGTTCCAGATCCTGTTCATCATCATTATCGGTGGCATGGGCAGCATCGCCGGCAACTTCATCGGCGCGGCCTTTATCAGCCTGCTGCCGATCCTGCTCAACCATGGCGGGCAATGGCTGTTCGGCGGCAGCGTCGACGCCGGACAGTTGCAGAACCTGCAGAAAATCATCTTCGGCACGCTGATCATCTGGTTCCTGATCAAGGAGCCGGAAGGCCTGATCCGCCTGCTTGGCGACCTGCGCGAACGGCTCAAGACCTGGCCGCTGCGCTTCTAGACATTTCATCTTCCACGCCTTGACCCGACGACGGGAGGGGACACCTCACACCTCATGCAATAGAAGTGATCCCTCATGCGCAAACCCTTGCAACGTACCCTTATCGCAGCGGTGCTCGGCCTCGGCCTGCAGGCCCTGCTGCCGACCCTGGTCCAGGCGGCCAGCGACGAACAATTCATCCCTATGGCCACCTACCGCGTCGGTGCCTACGCCTCCAGCGGGATTCCGGTGTGGGCCGGGATGATCGATTACCTGCGCTACATCAACGAAGTCGAGGGCGGGATCAACGGGGTCAAGCTGGTCTGGCAGGAGTGCGAGACTGAATGGACGGCGGAGAAGGGCATCGAGTGCTACGAGCGCTTTAAGAACGGCCTCAATGGTGCGCCGGTGGCGGTCTATCAACCCAACGGTGCGCCGGCGGCCTATGCCCTGGCGAGCAAGGCCGAGGCCGACAAGATCCCGCTGATTACCCTCGGCTACGGACGCACCGAAGCCACCGATGGCAGCATTTTCCCCTACAACTTTCCGGTGATGCTGACCTTCTACAGCGAGGCTTCGGCCTTCATCAATTACGTGGCCCAGCGTGAAGGCGGGCTGGACAAACTGCGTGGCAAGAAGATCGCCACGGTCTACCACGACTCGGCCTATGGTCGTGAAACCCAGGGCCCGCTGGCGCTGCTGGCGGAGAAATATGGCTTCGAAAATATCCAGATCCCGGTGGCCGATCCGGGCAATGAGCAGGCCGGGCAGTGGCGGCAGATCCGCCAGTTGAAACCGGACTGGGTGTTCCTGCGCACCTGGGGTGTGTCGACCCCGGTGGCGATCAAGACCGCTGCACGTTTCGGCTTCCCGGTGGAGCGTATCGTCGGTGACATCTGGGCCAGTTCCAACGAAGACGTGTTGCCCGCCGCTGAAGCCGGCAAAGGTTATCTGGCGCTGACGCCGTACCCGGGCGGGAGCAATTTCGACATCCACCAGCGCATCAAGGAACACATCCTCGACAAGGGCAAGAGCGACCTCAAGGACCCGAAAAGCTTCGGCAGCGTGTACTACAACTCTGGGCTGGTGAACGCAGCGATTGCCGTGGAAGCGATTCGAGCCGGACAGAAAAAGTTTGGCAACCGACCGCTCAATGGCGAGGAAGGACGCTGGGGCCTGGAGCACCTGGACCTGGGCGATGCGCGGCTCAAGGAGATCGGTTTTCTCGGCCTGATGCAGCCGCTCAAGCTGTCCTGCAGCGACCATGAGGGCGGCGGCGCGGCCAAGGTCCAGCAGTGGGATGGTGCGCAGTGGACGCTGGTGACCGACTGGATTCAGGCGGATCGCGCGACCTTGCGCCCGTTGATCGATGCCAAGGCGGCCGAGTACGCCAAAGAGAAGGGCGTGACGGCCCGCGATTGCAGCGTTGAGCAGTAACACCGAGCACCCACTGATCAGCGGGCGCTTGCTGTGCCCGGGAGGTATGCCGTGATGAACCCGCGTGTTCAGCCCGTCATCAGCGCCAGCGAATTGTTGGCGGTGGACGACATCGAAGTGATTTACGACGGCGCCATTCTGGCCGTCGCCGGGGTGTCGCTGAAGGTCGAGCAGGGCGGCATCGTCGCGCTGCTGGGAGCCAACGGCGCCGGCAAGAGCACCACTCTCAAGGCGATTTCCGGGCTGGTCCAGGCGGATCGCGCCAAGGTCAGTCGCGGACAGATTCGTTTTGCCGGGGCGGATACCGCCGGGGTCGCGGCCAATCAGCTGGCGCGCCAGGGCATCGTCCATGTGCTGGAGGGGCGACATGTTTTCGCCCACCTGACCATCGAGGAAAACCTGCGCAGCGGCGGCTTCCTGCGCAAGCCGTCACGACTTGAACTGGAGCAGGACCTGGAGCGGATCTACGCCTGGTTCCCGCGGCTCAAGACCAAGCGCAAGACCCAGGCCGGCCTGACCTCTGGCGGCGAACAGCAGATGCTCGCCATCGGCCGCGCCCTGATGACCCGGCCACGCCTGGTGCTGCTCGACGAGCCGTCCATGGGACTTGCGCCGATCATTGTCGAGGAGATATTCGAGATCGTCGCCCAACTCAACGCCCGCGAAGGCATGAGCTTCCTGATCGCCGAACAAAACATCAACGTCGCCCTGCGCCATGCCAGCCATGCCTACATCCTGGAAAACGGCCGGGTGGTGGGTGAGGGCGCGGCGAGCGAGCTGGCGGCGCGGGAGGATATTCAGCGTTTTTATCTGGGGGGTAAGGCGGGCTGAAGTGCCCTGACCAAGCCGGACCACTGCGGTAAATGCAGACATCACGCTGTTCACCCAGCCACACCGCTTCAACACTTTGCATGGGCGCGTGCTCGTGCTTCCAGAACCGCCATCGAATGGAGTCAACCCATGAGTGCCACATCCCCATCCCACCTGCCCGAGCAGGCCACATCGGCTCCCAGGCGCCCGGCCCATATCATCCGCAGTGACGCCGAAGCCATTGAGGTGGCGCAGCGGCTTGCCGAGGATTTTGCCCGTGAAGCCCTGGAGCGCGACCGTGACCGGCGCCTGCCGTGGGCCGAGCTGGAGCGTTTTTCCGAAAGTGGCCTGTGGGCTATTACCGTGCCGCAAAGCCATGGCGGCGCCGGGGTGTCCTACCGCACCCTGACCGAAGTGGTGGCGATTATTTCCGCTGTCGACTCGTCGCTGGGGCAATTGCCGCAGAACCACTTTGGCGTGCTCAACAACCTGCTGCTCACCGGCAGCGAGGCACAGAAAACCGAATACCTGGCCAAGGTGCTGGCGGGGTATCGCTTTGGCAATGCTTTTTCCGAGGCCAAGAGCAAGACCGTCACCGCCTTTGAAACGCGGATCCGCTTCGACGGCGACAGTGCCGTGCTCGACGGCGAGAAGGCCTACTGCACCGGCGCGTTGTTCGCCCATATCGTGCCGGTGGCCGGTGTCGACGAACTGAACCGGCCGTTCGTAGCCTTTGTCCCGCGCGAGACACCGGGCCTGCAAGTGATTGACAGCTGGGACGGTTTCGGTCAACGCATCACCGCCAGCGGCAAGGTTCTGCTCGATGGCGTGCGCGTTCCCGCCAGCGCCGTCATACCGGCCTGGAAAGCCTACGATCAACCGACCGCCGACGGCCCGGTGTCGCAGATTATCCAGGCCGCCGTAGACACCGGCATTGCCCGTGGCGCCTTTGCCGAGACCCTGCGCGTCGCTCGCCTGGCCCGACCCTGGGCCGACAGCGGCCTCGAGCAAGGTCGCCAGGACCCCTTGAGTCAGGCCGCCATC
This region of Pseudomonas fluorescens genomic DNA includes:
- a CDS encoding ABC transporter ATP-binding protein; the protein is MNPRVQPVISASELLAVDDIEVIYDGAILAVAGVSLKVEQGGIVALLGANGAGKSTTLKAISGLVQADRAKVSRGQIRFAGADTAGVAANQLARQGIVHVLEGRHVFAHLTIEENLRSGGFLRKPSRLELEQDLERIYAWFPRLKTKRKTQAGLTSGGEQQMLAIGRALMTRPRLVLLDEPSMGLAPIIVEEIFEIVAQLNAREGMSFLIAEQNINVALRHASHAYILENGRVVGEGAASELAAREDIQRFYLGGKAG
- a CDS encoding ABC transporter substrate-binding protein, whose protein sequence is MRKPLQRTLIAAVLGLGLQALLPTLVQAASDEQFIPMATYRVGAYASSGIPVWAGMIDYLRYINEVEGGINGVKLVWQECETEWTAEKGIECYERFKNGLNGAPVAVYQPNGAPAAYALASKAEADKIPLITLGYGRTEATDGSIFPYNFPVMLTFYSEASAFINYVAQREGGLDKLRGKKIATVYHDSAYGRETQGPLALLAEKYGFENIQIPVADPGNEQAGQWRQIRQLKPDWVFLRTWGVSTPVAIKTAARFGFPVERIVGDIWASSNEDVLPAAEAGKGYLALTPYPGGSNFDIHQRIKEHILDKGKSDLKDPKSFGSVYYNSGLVNAAIAVEAIRAGQKKFGNRPLNGEEGRWGLEHLDLGDARLKEIGFLGLMQPLKLSCSDHEGGGAAKVQQWDGAQWTLVTDWIQADRATLRPLIDAKAAEYAKEKGVTARDCSVEQ
- a CDS encoding branched-chain amino acid ABC transporter permease; protein product: MTTTTTGIPASFDDAPLTLLRRRWPLSLGLLLLVAFVGLPLLGNDYWLNAILIPFLVLSLAGLGLNLLTGYTGQTSVGAAGFMAVGAFATYGLLLRVPGIPLPLALLGGGLIAAFVGLLFGIPSARIKGFYLMVTTLAAQFFLEWVFAKFPWFYNFASSGTISAPRLELFGYSLASPVGRYLLTLSCVVLLTWVAVNLVRSQVGRNWMAIRDMDTAASVVGIPVDRYKRLAFAVSSFYLGIAGALWAFAYLGTASAGSFDINRSFQILFIIIIGGMGSIAGNFIGAAFISLLPILLNHGGQWLFGGSVDAGQLQNLQKIIFGTLIIWFLIKEPEGLIRLLGDLRERLKTWPLRF
- a CDS encoding SfnB family sulfur acquisition oxidoreductase is translated as MSATSPSHLPEQATSAPRRPAHIIRSDAEAIEVAQRLAEDFAREALERDRDRRLPWAELERFSESGLWAITVPQSHGGAGVSYRTLTEVVAIISAVDSSLGQLPQNHFGVLNNLLLTGSEAQKTEYLAKVLAGYRFGNAFSEAKSKTVTAFETRIRFDGDSAVLDGEKAYCTGALFAHIVPVAGVDELNRPFVAFVPRETPGLQVIDSWDGFGQRITASGKVLLDGVRVPASAVIPAWKAYDQPTADGPVSQIIQAAVDTGIARGAFAETLRVARLARPWADSGLEQGRQDPLSQAAIGDLAWRLRAAEAILQRSAQAVDLALAEPSEDSVAHASVIVGQAKVLSTEIALLASTRLLELGGTRTVTASQGLDRFWRNARTHTLHDPVRWKFHLIGNQRLNGVKPSRHSWN